The segment TTACTGATGTAATGAACGCAGAAGATGCCGCAAATTACGAAAAAGTACTAGATACACTAGACGTATGGTTTGACTCTGGTGTTACGCACTTCTCAGTGGTTGATAGCCGTCCAGAATTTAACGGTCACTCAGCGGATCTTTACCTTGAAGGTTCAGACCAACACCGCGGTTGGTTCCAGTCTTCATTGATTTCATCGGTAGCGATGAAAGATAAAGCACCGTACAAGCAAGTGTTAACACACGGCTTCGTTGTTGATGGTCAAGGCCGTAAGATGTCTAAATCTATCGGTAACGTTGTTGCACCAAAAGATGTAACGAATAAGCTTGGTGCTGATATTTTACGCCTATGGGTTGCTTCGACTGATTACACTGGCGAAGTGGCTGTATCTGATGAGATCTTAAAGCGTTCAGCCGATGCTTACCGTCGTATTCGTAACACAGCACGTTTCTTCTTAGCTAACTTAAGCGGTTTCAACCCTGAAACTGACTGTGTTCCAGCTGAAGAAATGGTCGCACTTGATCGTTGGGCTGTTGGTCGCGCAATGGCGGCTCAAGAAGAAATCATCAAAGATTACGAAGATTACAACCTGCACTCAGTAACACAGCGCTTAATGCAGTTCTGTTCTATTGAGATGGGTTCATTCTACTTAGATGTAATCAAAGACCGTCAATACACAGCAAAACGTGGAAGCCATGCTCAACGTAGCTGTCAGACAGCGCTTTACTACATTGTAGAGGCATTAGTTCGTTGGATGGCACCTATCATGTCATTCACAGCAGATGAAATTTGGAATGAAATGCCAGGTCAACGTGACAAGTTCGTGTTTACTGGTGAGTGGTTCGATGGCCTATTTGGTCTTGCTGATAACGAAGAACTAAGCAACGAATTCTGGGCTGAAATCCAACAAGTTCGTGGCGCAGTGAACAAGTTACTTGAAACAGCACGAAGCGAAAAAGTGATCGGTGGCTCACTACAGGCAGAGGTTATCCTTTCTGCTAATGCTGAGCTGGCTGAGAAGCTGAATAAGTTAGAGGACGAACTACGTTTTGTTCTATTAACATCTAAAGCTCAAGTTGTTGTTGCTGATAGCAAGCCTGAAAATGCGCAAGAAACCGATATCGAAGGTTTATTCGTAACGGTTAAAGCATCTGAAGCGGCGAAGTGTGAGCGTTGTTGGCACCATGTTGCTGATGTTGGCACAATCGCAGGCCATGAAGAAATTTGTGGTCGCTGTGCAACTAACATCGACGGCGAAGGCGAAAAGAGAAAGTTTGCATAATGACAAGTACAGCACTGAAGCAATCGCTAACAGTTAAACAATCTGGCATCCGTTGGCTATGGCTAGCGGTTCTGGTATTTATCATCGATAACGGCACTAAGCTGTTAGTGATGGACACGATGGGCTATGGCTGGCCAAACCGGATCGAAGTATTGCCGTTTTTTAATTTACTTTATGTGCACAACACAGGTGCAGCATTTAGTTTTTTAAGTGACGCAAGTGGCTGGCAGCGTTGGTTATTTGCAGCTATTGCCTTTGGTGTTTGTGGTTTATTAATGTACTGGATGCGTCGCACACCAGCGACAAATAAAATCGCTAATATTGCTTATGCATTAATTATTGGTGGCGCATTAGGTAACTTATTTGATCGTATGTATCATGGTTTTGTGGTTGATTTTCTAGACCTTTACTATGGTAGCTACCATTGGCCTGCATTTAATATTGCTGATAGTGCAATATGTGTTGGTGCGGCTTTGTTGATACTTGATGGTTTTAAATCAGACAAGCAAGCTAAGTCGTAATTAGTTACCTTTATCGGTATTAATAACACGTCAATATTAAACGCAGTTCATTTATGAGCTGCGTTTTTTTATTTGTGCGTGTTGACGCCTTATTCTTAATTTAACAAATCGAGTGATACAAATGTAAAACCTTAGTGCCTGTCCGTTGATACGCACGATGGTTTATTGTTAAATGGGAACATTAAAATAAAAGTGAGCGACTTGTTGTTAGATCAATAAGACGATCATACAAAAGGATGTGCTATGTCGGTGATTAAAGATAACAGCGAAGTGTTGATGCATTTTGCCATTAAACTTGATGATGGATCGGTTGCGGAATCTACTTATGCCGCAGGTAAGCCTGCAATGTTTCGCATGGGAGATGGCAGTTTAACTGACAATTTTGAAAAGTGTTTATTAGGGTTAAGTATTGGTGAAAAAGGTTCATTTGAATTATCACCAGAAGATGCGTTTGGTTTACCTAACCCCGATAATATCCACCACCTTGATTTAGCTAAATTTGGTGCTGATGCTCCCGCTGAAGTGGGCAATATTATCGCCTTTGCTGGTCCCGATGGACATGATATTCCGGGAATAATTACAGCCGTTGTGGGTGACTCTGTTACTGTTGATTTCAATCATCCACTTGCAGGGCAAGCTGTCACCTTTGAGGTGGAGGTTGTCTCCATTGAAAGTTAAGAGCAATTGTTGATGAAAATCTTACTCGCAAACCCACGTGGTTTTTGTGCTGGTGTTGATCGTGCGATCAGCATTGTCGAGCGTGCGTTGGAAATGTACCAACCGCCTATTTATGTTCGCCACGAAGTCGTACATAACCGTTTTGTTGTTGAAGGGCTAAAGCAGCGAGGCGCAATTTTTGTTGAGGAACTCAGTGAAGTACCTGACGACAATATCGTTATCTTTTCCGCTCATGGTGTTTCACAAGCGGTGCGTAATGAATCTAAACAACGTCAGTTAACGGTGTTTGATGCAACGTGTCCATTGGTGACAAAAGTACATATGGAAGTGGCTCGTGCCAGTCGAAAAGCGATGGAAGTCGTGCTGATTGGGCACGCAGGACATCCGGAAGTTGAAGGCACAATGGGGCAATATGCTAACCAAGATGGCGGCATGTACCTTGTTGAAACACCGAATGATGTTGATAAGTTAAAAGCAATTGTTAAAGATCCAACCAACTTACACTATGTTAGTCAAACAACCCTGTCAGTTGATGAAACGGCAGATGTGATTGATCGCTTGCGTATCGTGTTCCCTGAGATCCAAGGGCCACGTAAAGATGATATTTGTTACGCAACTCAAAATCGTCAAGATGCTGTGCGTGAAATGGCTGAAACAGTTGATGTAATGATTGTTGTTGGCTCAAAAAATTCCTCTAACTCTAACCGTTTACGTGAATTGTCGGAAAAATTAGGAACGCCTGGTTATCTGACCGATTGTGTTGAAGATATAGAAGCAAGTTGGTTTGAAAATAAAACAAAAGTTGGAGTCACCGCTGGTGCATCTGCGCCTGAAGAGTTGGTGAACCAAATTATTCAACAAATTCAGACAATCACTGGCTCTGATGTTGAAGAATTATCAGGTCGCGAAGAAAACATGTTCTTTGAAGTACCAAAAGAGTTACAAGTTAAGAATATCTAATAGCGTATTGATTTGTGCAGAATAAGCCTCAGTGAAAGCTGGGGCTTTTTTATCGTCTGTAAAA is part of the Photobacterium angustum genome and harbors:
- the ispH gene encoding 4-hydroxy-3-methylbut-2-enyl diphosphate reductase produces the protein MKILLANPRGFCAGVDRAISIVERALEMYQPPIYVRHEVVHNRFVVEGLKQRGAIFVEELSEVPDDNIVIFSAHGVSQAVRNESKQRQLTVFDATCPLVTKVHMEVARASRKAMEVVLIGHAGHPEVEGTMGQYANQDGGMYLVETPNDVDKLKAIVKDPTNLHYVSQTTLSVDETADVIDRLRIVFPEIQGPRKDDICYATQNRQDAVREMAETVDVMIVVGSKNSSNSNRLRELSEKLGTPGYLTDCVEDIEASWFENKTKVGVTAGASAPEELVNQIIQQIQTITGSDVEELSGREENMFFEVPKELQVKNI
- the lspA gene encoding signal peptidase II, whose product is MTSTALKQSLTVKQSGIRWLWLAVLVFIIDNGTKLLVMDTMGYGWPNRIEVLPFFNLLYVHNTGAAFSFLSDASGWQRWLFAAIAFGVCGLLMYWMRRTPATNKIANIAYALIIGGALGNLFDRMYHGFVVDFLDLYYGSYHWPAFNIADSAICVGAALLILDGFKSDKQAKS
- the fkpB gene encoding FKBP-type peptidyl-prolyl cis-trans isomerase yields the protein MSVIKDNSEVLMHFAIKLDDGSVAESTYAAGKPAMFRMGDGSLTDNFEKCLLGLSIGEKGSFELSPEDAFGLPNPDNIHHLDLAKFGADAPAEVGNIIAFAGPDGHDIPGIITAVVGDSVTVDFNHPLAGQAVTFEVEVVSIES